One Miscanthus floridulus cultivar M001 chromosome 11, ASM1932011v1, whole genome shotgun sequence DNA window includes the following coding sequences:
- the LOC136491614 gene encoding uncharacterized protein — protein sequence MAVSGPSFALLDAIRRATAAAPDGQRLLQQLQARELVEPWCLDSGLLLHGSRIFVPDHGDLRHQVLLLAHAAGHEGTQKTLHRLRAEFYIPRDRALMRDLVRSYTTCQRNKTEAL from the coding sequence ATGGCTGTGTCTGGGCCCTCTTTTGCTCTCCtcgacgccatcaggcgcgctaCGGCCGCGGCGCCGGATGGCCAGCGGCTGCTGCAGCAGCTCCAGGCCAGGGAGCTCGTGGAGCCGTGGTGCCTGGACAGCGGCCTCCTCCTCCACGGGTCTCGCATCTTTGTGCCGGATCACGGGGACCTCCGCCACCAGGTCCTCCTCCTGgcccatgccgccggccatgagGGGACCCAGAAGACGCTGCACCGCCTCCGTGCCGAGTTCTACATTCCGCGGGACAGGGCACTGATGCGAGACTTGGTGCGTTCCTACACCACGTGCCAGCGCAACAAGACGGAGGCGTTGTAG
- the LOC136491613 gene encoding uncharacterized mitochondrial protein AtMg00860-like, whose protein sequence is MNDVLRDYLWRFVLVFFDDILIYSSSWAEHLQHINIVLSALRAHHLHLKRSKCSFGAPSVAYLGHVITEGGVAMDVDKVAVVAAWPLPRSAWGLRGFLGLAGYYRKFIRDFGIIVAPLTRLLRRDAFVWDDNATTAFEALKRALTMGPVLQMPDFDTTFVVDCDASGTGFGAVLHQGAGPLAYFSRPFAARHLKLAAYERELIGLVQAVRHWRPYLWGRPFLVRTDHYSLKFLLDQRLSTVP, encoded by the coding sequence ATGAACGACGTGCTTCGCGACTACCTCTGGAGGTTTGTGCTCGTCTTCTTCGATGATATCCTCATCTACAGCTCGTCGTGGGCCGAGCATCTGCAGCACATCAACATCGTCCTCAGCGCCCTACGGGCGCACCATCTCCACTTGAAGCGCTCCAAGTGCTCATTTGGGGCGCCATCCGTGGCCTATCTTGGCCATGTCATCACCGAGGGCGGTGTCGCCATGGACGTCGACAAGGTCGCCGTGGTGGCGGCGTGGCCTCTACCTCGCTCGGCCTGGGGCCTTCGCGGCTTCTTGGGCTTGGCGGGATACTACAGGAAGTTCATCCGTGACTTCGGCATCATCGTGGCCCCGCTCACGCGTCTCTTGCGGCGAGACGCATTCGTGTGGGACGACAACGCGACGACGGCCTTCGAGGCGCTCAAGCGCGCCTTGACGATGGGGCCCGTGCTTCAGATGCCAGATTTCGACACGACTTTCGTGGTCGACTGCGATGCATCGGGCACGGGGTTCGGCGCCGTCCTCCACCAGGGCGCGGGACCCCTCGCCTACTTCAGCAGGCCATTTGCAGCTCGCCACCTCAAGCTCGCCGCCTACGAACGCGAGCTCATCGGCTTGGTGCAAGCTGTGCGCCACTGGCGCCCGTATTTGTGGGGGCGCCCCTTCCTGGTTCGCACTGACCATTACAGTCTCAAATTTTTGCTTGATCAGCGTTTGTCTACTGTCCCATAG